The genomic region CAGTCGTGGCTTCTATTTTGACGAGGACATCAAAATTTTAGATCGCGTGGCTAATGCGCCGCTGCAAGGAAGGAGTGATTCCTAATGCGTCCACCGATTATGCCGATACCTCCACGGCCGTCCCAGTACGGTATTGATCCCTCGTTGGTAAAAACACGAGTGGCTGAATTACCGGGCATGACTTCTATCGGACTGAAGGAATTGTTTCCCGATCTGCCCGATGTCATTTACCCCAGTGCTGAAGGGGTGGCCGCCATTCGGAAAGCCACTGAAGAGAGCCTCAAAAATGTTGACATGAGCAAGATTAAGCCTGAGCACTCTGTCAATATCCTGGCTGCCCACCACGGGTTTACCCTGTTAGGCGGTGAACCCTACGCGGAGATGCTAAAAACCATTAAAGATGTTATTGAGGCCCGTACCGGTTGTAAAAACATTCGCCTGCGTGCCGGTGTAGGTCTACGCTTCCGTGAAACAGAAGAATATATCAAACGTTATGGTCTGGACGAGTACTTTAATGGTAAAGCCATTGGCGTAGCCCCGGTTGATGAGGGTATTGCCATTGAAACCGAAGTGGGTACATTGTACGGAATTAAGAAGATCTACGACGCTGACTGGATTGTCCATGCTCATAACAGTGATGTGCGGGAAGTTCACTTCCACCGTCAGGTAGACCGGGCAGTGAAACCCTTTGGTATGGCCTATGCCCGAATTGAGACCCGTTCAACCTATCACCAAAACCTGGGTCCCCGGGCAGCTAACTTCACCGCCAGGGCAATCTTTGACTCACCCTTTGTACAAAGCAAATTTGCCTTTGCTTCATTCCTAACGGTAGCGCCCAATGGTATTATCAATGTAGATTCGGACAATGACTTGTATGCTTTAAATGACCGGGTAACCCAGAGCGGTTGCAAATATTATGGTAAAATGATGACCCTGTTTGGGGAAATTGACGAGTGTATTGCTGCCCTTGATTTCCCTTGCCCGGTAGTTTACGTCTTCTCAGCCGGAGTTATTTATGCTAATTTTGCCGGAGCCAACACAGACCTGTATGATCTTGATATTGCCCTGCCGGCTTATACCTGGTATACCGAAGCATTCTACGGCAAGCGGGGTAAGCCGTTATTGGATGACATTCCGCGGGTAAACAAAGCCATTAAGATGTGCGTGCATAACTATGCCTGGACCGGTTATCCCAGCGCCTTCTTTAGCGAGCACATCCCCACCATTGTCGTTGGCCAGGAGCAAGCTGACCTATTTAACCGCGACCCGCAGAACTTGACCTATATGAAGCATGCTATGGTTGCCGAAGACACCAAAGCAGCAATGGAGTTTGCTTATAAGGTTACCGGTACTAAGAAGGTTCTTATCTTTGACGGTGCCATGGGTGGTATCAACGTTAGCGAACCTTTGGCTGAGTTCTTACTGAAGAAAGCTCCCGAAGTAAGTAAGCGGGTAGACGAGGAATTACTGCCTAAATGGTTACGCCAACGGGGAGTTATTTTGTAAAGTTAACTAAATTTTTAAAGATCCCAATCGAAATATGGGAACCAGATTCTAATTGACATAATAACTTAGCAACTATGTTTCTATAGTTTCTGGTTCCCCTTTTTTATGCCTCAAAATTTGTAATATTATGTCGAACATAGGGAGGTATAACCTATATATGAATAATGGGATTTTGGAAAAAGGCTATAACATATCGGAAAGCCTTAAGCTGGTATTTACCAATCTTAATTTTCCTCGTCTAACTACTGGCTTAATTGGGGCATTATTCAGCAGCATGGGACCTGGCATGATTGTCATGAGTGCAGCTAAAGACGGAAAACTTACTGAGGCCATGGCAATATCCTGGATTTTTGCAATATTCTTTTTTGCCGGTATTGCTACTATGTTTATGTCCCTTTACTACCGGACACCGGTGGTAATTGCCTTTAGTATTCCCGGGTCGGTTCTTATAGGTAAGTATCTGCAATCTGGTGGCACCATTGAAATGGCTGTAGGGGTTTATATTGCTATCGGGGTGCTGGTGATTATTCTAACTGCCACCGGTATAATTAAAAATCTCATTGAGCATATTCCCGTATCGATTATGTTAGGTATGGTGGCAGGGGTATTGCTTAGCTTTGGAATGAATGCATTCACAAGTGCACTAAAAATGCCCGCAATTTATGGTGTAATGGTAGCGGTGTTTTTCCTGTGGTACAGCATTAAGCGGTTCTCCAAGTCGGTTCCCGGTGTAGTGGTGGCCATGGTAATCGGGGTTGTCCTTCTAAAGTCTGCCGGGTTGCTCAAGAGTGTACCGGTAGCCTGGGAAATCGCCCACCCGGTATTTGTTTCGCCAAGTTTTGATTTTAAAAGTCTAATTTCCCTAGGTGTACCACTCTTCTTCATGGTGGTCGGCGTACAAAACATTCAGGCAGTGGGAGTGTTGCTTTCCAGAGGTTATACTCCACCCATCAACGCCATGTATACTGTGCCTTCAATTATGACCTTCTTCAATGCTTTTTGTGCAGGGCATACTGCGGTTACGGCCGGCCCCAGTACAGCCATCTGCTCCAGTGATATGGCCGGTACCAAGGAATATCGTTGGATTGCTTCCTTCTTTGAAGGGGTGTTCTGGGTGATAATTGGTCTTCTGGCCAAGGTAGGTGTAGAAAGTGCCAAACTGGCGCCGAAGGAGTTTATGCAGGTTGTGGCTGGACTGGCTATGTTTGAAGTTTTTATCAGCGTCTTTGAGGGAGCATTCAGTCATAAGTTCCGCAAGGGAGCCATGGCAGCTTTCTTTATCGCTGCTTCAAACATTTCTCTACTGCAAATTGGTTCACCCTTCTGGGCCATTGTCTTTGGCATATTAGTATCTTTAATTGCTGAGAGACAGGACTTCAAAAAAGAATCTGCAGATACTGAGGTTACAGCTGGTACTCAGGCTGCTTAATATAAAACGCTGCTTAATATAACTAACTAGAAATTTAGTATTATTTATAAACCATTTATCATGGTTAGTTTAATTTGCGGGTCTAATTGACAAATGAATAAAAACTATGATATATTAACTCTGATATTAAAACCATGAAGGTTTTGCTAAAACATTTTATAAAATTTTACAAATCAGACCCATGAAGGGCTGGAATTAAAATTCTACCCTTCATGGGTTATTATTTTGTTGAGGAGTTGATATGTATGCACATGGCAGACGCATTGATTTCACCTGTTGTTGGTGGAACCATGTGGGCTGCAACTGCAGGTGTCGCAGCTTATTCCATGAAGAAAATTCAGAATGACATGGACGAAAAAAAGATACCATTGATGGGGGTAATGGGAGCGTTTGTTTTTGCTGCCCAGATGATTAACTTTTCAATACCGGGAACTGGTTCAAGCGGACACCTTGGAGGAGGAATGCTGCTTTCGGTACTGCTCGGCCCTTACGCCGGGTTTCTGACCATGGCCTCCATTCTTTTGATTCAGGCATTATTTTTTGCTGATGGAGGAATTTTGGCTTTTGGCTGTAATGTGTTTAATCTTGGTTTTTATACTTGCTTTATTGCCTACCCATTCATTTTTAAGCGATTTATGAGAAATGGCTATACTCCGGGGCGTATTTTCAGCGCATCTATGGTGTCGGCAATCCTTGGACTTCAAATGGGTGCCTTTAGTGTAGTAATTGAGACGTTGTTATCAGGGAAAACAGAATTGCCTTTTGGTACCTTTGTGCTGTTGATGCAGCCTATCCACATCGCTATAGGCGTGGTTGAAGGGCTTGTAACGGCAGCAATTGTTACATTTGTTTGGAAAGCACGTCCTGAAATTATAGAGAAGGCTGCAATTGGTGAGGCAATTGGCAGCATATCCATAAAGAAGGTGCTTGTAGGATTTGGATTTGTAGCACTGATAACAGGAGGCGTTTTTTCCTGGTTCGCTTCCACTCACCCCGACGGGCTAGAATGGTCAATGTTCAAGACCGCAGGCAAGGAGGAACTTGAAACGCCAAAGGGAATTCACCAGACACTTTCGGATATTCAGAACAAAATCGCATTTCTGCCTGATTACAACTTTAAAGCAGCAGAAGGTAAAAAAGAACAAAGTACAGGAGCAGAAGAGGCGTGGCCTGCCGTCAGCGGTGGAACCAGCATATCTGGACTTGTGGGAGGGGCAATGACACTTGTGCTGGCGGCTGTTACTGGCTTCCTTGTAAGCCTTTTTAAACGGAGAAATAAAACAGCAGGACTACATAAGATTGATAGTCCGGGGCGGGGCGTATAACCCCGTCGTTATTTTATTACAGGATTTGGTGAGTGATTATGCCCAATATTGCTGATTCAATTAATAAAATACGTTTTCTGGACGAACTGGCAGAAAAGAGAACATGGATACATGATATTCATCCTGTATGCAAGCTATTCGTAACTATTGCATACCTTTTCGTAGTTGTTTCCTTTGGCAAGTATGATACAGGCAGACTTCTGCCATTTGTTTTTTATCCGGTGGTTGTTTTTACAATTGGAGAACTTCCGGTGCTGCCCATACTGAAAATGATGCTTGTAGCCGCGCCTTTTGTACTTGGAATCGGCATATTCAATCCTTTATTGGACAAGTCGGTAGTGGCAGTCTTTTTTGGTGTTCCAATATCAGGAGGATGGATTTCCTTCTTTTCTTTGATGCTGAAGTGTGGACTTACTGTTGTGGCTGCGCTTTTGCTGCTTGCCACAACAGGGATGGAACGGATTGCACTGGCACTTAGAATGATTCGGGTTCCGAAGATTTTTGTGCTGCAGCTTCTTCTTACCTATCGCTACATTACAGTTTTAATAGAGGAAGCCAACCGGATTTGGAATGCTTACATGCTGCGGGCGCCCGGACAAAAAGGAGTTAGCTTTAAGGCATGGGGGTCTTTAGCTGGGCAAATGTTGATGCGTTCCTTTGATAGGGCACAAAGGGTTTATCAGGCAATGGGTCTTAGGGGCTTTAACGGGGAATATAATCCCGGGTGCATAAAGAAAC from Desulfotomaculum nigrificans DSM 574 harbors:
- a CDS encoding benzoate/H(+) symporter BenE family transporter; this translates as MNNGILEKGYNISESLKLVFTNLNFPRLTTGLIGALFSSMGPGMIVMSAAKDGKLTEAMAISWIFAIFFFAGIATMFMSLYYRTPVVIAFSIPGSVLIGKYLQSGGTIEMAVGVYIAIGVLVIILTATGIIKNLIEHIPVSIMLGMVAGVLLSFGMNAFTSALKMPAIYGVMVAVFFLWYSIKRFSKSVPGVVVAMVIGVVLLKSAGLLKSVPVAWEIAHPVFVSPSFDFKSLISLGVPLFFMVVGVQNIQAVGVLLSRGYTPPINAMYTVPSIMTFFNAFCAGHTAVTAGPSTAICSSDMAGTKEYRWIASFFEGVFWVIIGLLAKVGVESAKLAPKEFMQVVAGLAMFEVFISVFEGAFSHKFRKGAMAAFFIAASNISLLQIGSPFWAIVFGILVSLIAERQDFKKESADTEVTAGTQAA
- the cbiQ gene encoding cobalt ECF transporter T component CbiQ — its product is MPNIADSINKIRFLDELAEKRTWIHDIHPVCKLFVTIAYLFVVVSFGKYDTGRLLPFVFYPVVVFTIGELPVLPILKMMLVAAPFVLGIGIFNPLLDKSVVAVFFGVPISGGWISFFSLMLKCGLTVVAALLLLATTGMERIALALRMIRVPKIFVLQLLLTYRYITVLIEEANRIWNAYMLRAPGQKGVSFKAWGSLAGQMLMRSFDRAQRVYQAMGLRGFNGEYNPGCIKKPAVKDFIYFTCWVVFFAVSRYYNLPGLIGTVVTGVMK
- a CDS encoding energy-coupling factor ABC transporter permease, producing the protein MHMADALISPVVGGTMWAATAGVAAYSMKKIQNDMDEKKIPLMGVMGAFVFAAQMINFSIPGTGSSGHLGGGMLLSVLLGPYAGFLTMASILLIQALFFADGGILAFGCNVFNLGFYTCFIAYPFIFKRFMRNGYTPGRIFSASMVSAILGLQMGAFSVVIETLLSGKTELPFGTFVLLMQPIHIAIGVVEGLVTAAIVTFVWKARPEIIEKAAIGEAIGSISIKKVLVGFGFVALITGGVFSWFASTHPDGLEWSMFKTAGKEELETPKGIHQTLSDIQNKIAFLPDYNFKAAEGKKEQSTGAEEAWPAVSGGTSISGLVGGAMTLVLAAVTGFLVSLFKRRNKTAGLHKIDSPGRGV